A single window of Rubripirellula lacrimiformis DNA harbors:
- a CDS encoding FAD-binding protein, with product MNNSILQPTCESEVVDAVKSCQLVRPIGSQTKPSLSADQCDATIVSLAAVSGVVEYEPSEYTFTALAGTRVDEIAAVLAQRNQYLPFDPMLVAAGATIGGSLASGLSGPGRFRFGGLRDFVIGVNFVSGEGNLIRAGGKVVKNAAGFDLPKMMVGSLGRLGVITSLNFKVFPRPIATRSLAIACQSDQQAMQRTNQAAASHWELDAIDYRPGLKTLFVRIAGPPPFCDAIAAAIREHWGQDVADCDDSDRFWFDVNELKFAPESRFVVKVPITAASFLDLEASLAGQPGYRTHVSAAGNVMWIAIDDLDVLAGELTVRGMAGLVVQGETPQPFIGTLPKAALHAKIQHAMDPLGKFPL from the coding sequence GTGAATAATTCCATTTTGCAGCCCACCTGTGAATCCGAAGTTGTCGACGCGGTGAAGTCGTGCCAACTGGTTCGGCCGATCGGCAGCCAGACCAAGCCGTCCCTTTCCGCTGATCAATGTGACGCCACGATCGTCTCACTTGCAGCCGTATCGGGTGTGGTCGAGTACGAGCCGTCGGAGTACACGTTCACGGCCTTGGCTGGCACGCGGGTCGACGAGATCGCGGCGGTTTTGGCGCAGCGGAACCAGTACTTGCCCTTCGACCCCATGTTGGTGGCCGCCGGGGCCACGATTGGCGGATCTCTGGCATCCGGCTTGTCCGGTCCCGGACGGTTCCGGTTTGGTGGGCTGCGAGACTTTGTGATTGGCGTCAACTTTGTTTCCGGCGAAGGTAATTTGATTCGAGCCGGTGGCAAGGTCGTAAAGAACGCCGCGGGTTTTGATTTGCCCAAGATGATGGTCGGCAGCCTTGGCAGGCTAGGCGTGATCACCTCGCTGAATTTTAAAGTGTTTCCCCGTCCCATCGCGACTCGCAGTCTGGCGATCGCTTGCCAATCGGATCAGCAGGCGATGCAGCGGACCAACCAGGCGGCCGCTAGTCACTGGGAACTAGACGCCATCGATTACCGGCCCGGCTTGAAGACGCTGTTCGTTCGAATCGCTGGTCCGCCCCCATTTTGTGATGCCATCGCTGCCGCGATCAGGGAACATTGGGGGCAAGATGTCGCGGACTGTGATGACAGTGATCGGTTTTGGTTCGACGTGAACGAACTGAAGTTTGCACCGGAGTCGCGTTTTGTGGTCAAGGTGCCGATCACCGCCGCGTCTTTCTTGGATTTGGAAGCGTCGTTGGCGGGCCAGCCTGGATACCGAACGCACGTCAGCGCGGCTGGCAACGTGATGTGGATCGCGATCGATGACCTTGACGTGCTGGCCGGCGAATTGACAGTGCGCGGGATGGCCGGGTTGGTCGTTCAGGGCGAGACGCCACAGCCGTTCATCGGCACGCTACCCAAGGCGGCGCTGCACGCGAAAATTCAACACGCGATGGACCCGTTGGGGAAATTCCCACTCTGA
- a CDS encoding FAD-binding oxidoreductase: MNDRLEGLRKLFPGHRLVADAASRAAFESDGLTAFSAKPLGVVIPETTDEVIAAVRWCHDNDVPFVARGSGTSLSGGSLPVADGIVIALNRLNRILNLDPDARTAVVEPGVINIKVSQAAAPHGLYFAPDPSSQTVCTIGGNVAFNSGGAHCLKYGMTSNHVIGIKAVTADGEVVTMGGPSVETIGPDYTGLFCGSEGLFGVALEITLRLLPQPEQFHTVLVGYDSLRAAGDAVSAVIDSGLLPGAMEIMDATSIEAAEAAVQCNYPHDATAVLIVELEGPSERLAFERDQLEQVIAATGPIVRVVAKDDAERLRIWKGRKSVFSAVGRLSPDFLVQDGVVPRKRLGEALVRIEEIGKRSGIRVANVFHAGDGNLHPLIMFDGNQPGQLHRAEEVAAELSRMCIEMGGSITGEHGVGMEKRDFLPQMFDEPTVDMFDRLRRAFDPKLVANPGKMFPGTEAPALSLTGLHPLEKAGVIHRE; the protein is encoded by the coding sequence GTGAACGACCGACTTGAAGGCTTGCGCAAACTGTTTCCGGGCCATCGATTGGTAGCTGATGCGGCATCTCGCGCAGCTTTCGAATCCGATGGATTGACCGCGTTCAGTGCGAAGCCCCTTGGCGTTGTGATCCCGGAAACGACGGACGAAGTCATCGCGGCTGTCCGTTGGTGTCACGACAACGACGTCCCCTTTGTCGCACGCGGGTCAGGGACCAGTTTGTCAGGCGGTTCGCTGCCGGTGGCTGACGGGATCGTGATCGCGCTGAACCGATTGAATCGAATTCTAAATCTGGATCCCGACGCACGCACAGCCGTCGTCGAACCGGGAGTGATCAATATCAAGGTGTCGCAAGCCGCGGCACCGCATGGACTGTATTTCGCACCCGATCCGTCTAGCCAAACGGTCTGCACGATTGGTGGCAATGTCGCGTTCAATTCCGGTGGTGCACACTGTTTGAAATACGGCATGACTTCGAATCACGTGATCGGGATCAAAGCGGTCACCGCCGATGGCGAAGTGGTGACGATGGGTGGCCCCAGTGTGGAAACCATCGGGCCCGACTACACTGGACTGTTTTGTGGAAGCGAAGGATTGTTCGGCGTGGCGTTGGAGATCACGTTGCGGTTGCTGCCCCAACCGGAACAGTTCCATACCGTTCTAGTGGGTTACGATTCGCTTCGCGCCGCTGGTGACGCGGTATCCGCTGTGATCGATTCGGGGCTGCTGCCCGGTGCGATGGAGATCATGGACGCAACATCGATCGAAGCGGCCGAAGCAGCGGTCCAGTGCAACTACCCGCACGATGCAACCGCCGTTTTGATTGTGGAACTCGAAGGCCCAAGCGAGCGGCTGGCCTTTGAACGCGATCAACTCGAACAGGTGATCGCCGCTACCGGGCCGATCGTGCGAGTGGTCGCAAAGGACGACGCCGAACGGCTAAGGATTTGGAAGGGGCGAAAGAGTGTGTTTTCGGCGGTCGGTCGATTGAGTCCGGATTTTTTGGTCCAGGACGGTGTCGTGCCACGCAAACGTTTGGGCGAAGCGTTGGTGCGGATCGAAGAAATTGGTAAACGATCCGGCATCCGAGTGGCCAACGTGTTCCATGCCGGGGATGGTAATCTGCATCCGCTGATCATGTTCGATGGGAACCAGCCGGGCCAACTGCACCGCGCCGAAGAGGTTGCCGCGGAACTGTCGCGAATGTGCATCGAAATGGGCGGCTCGATCACCGGTGAACATGGTGTCGGGATGGAGAAACGGGATTTCTTGCCACAAATGTTTGATGAACCAACGGTGGATATGTTCGATCGATTGCGACGTGCCTTTGACCCCAAATTGGTCGCCAACCCGGGCAAGATGTTCCCCGGTACCGAAGCGCCAGCATTGTCGCTGACTGGATTGCATCCACTGGAAAAAGCGGGGGTCATCCATCGTGAATAA
- a CDS encoding pyridoxal-phosphate-dependent aminotransferase family protein, with product MTPYASLDPRQRILMGPGPSTVPNRILRALGSPTLGHLDPQYIGYMDETCQMMRDVFGTTNPLTFPVSGTGMAGMEAVMVNLIEPGDEVIVCINGVFGGRMKDNMQRCGATVHTVEVPWGKTISEEAIAEAVAKHPRATMVGIVHAETSTGALQSLPEISQVVHDAGMLFAVDAVTSMGGHELKVDDWQIDAIYSGTQKCLSCPPGLSPVSFSPAAVEKMDARKTPVQSWYLDVSMLRNYYTGGGASSGARAYHHTAPINMIYALREALMIVLEEGVDQRVARHHAVHLELRSGLEAMGLKYIPDCSLATLNCVATPQGVDEAAVRQRLLTEYDIEIGGGLGVFAGKAWRIGLMGFGATKRNVQTLLAALKDCLETT from the coding sequence ATGACTCCATACGCTTCCCTTGACCCTCGGCAACGAATTTTGATGGGGCCTGGACCCAGCACCGTGCCGAACCGAATTCTGCGGGCGCTTGGATCACCGACGCTGGGCCACTTGGACCCCCAGTACATCGGTTACATGGATGAAACCTGCCAAATGATGCGAGACGTCTTCGGGACAACCAATCCGTTGACGTTTCCGGTATCGGGCACGGGCATGGCGGGGATGGAGGCTGTGATGGTCAACCTGATCGAGCCCGGTGACGAGGTGATCGTTTGCATCAACGGTGTTTTCGGGGGCAGGATGAAGGACAACATGCAGCGCTGTGGCGCGACGGTGCACACGGTCGAGGTGCCGTGGGGGAAAACGATCAGTGAGGAAGCGATCGCCGAGGCTGTGGCCAAACACCCGCGGGCGACGATGGTTGGGATCGTCCACGCCGAAACATCGACCGGTGCCCTGCAGTCGTTGCCTGAAATCTCCCAAGTCGTTCACGACGCGGGCATGCTGTTCGCCGTCGATGCCGTGACATCAATGGGTGGACACGAGTTGAAGGTCGATGATTGGCAGATCGACGCGATCTATTCGGGCACGCAAAAATGCCTGTCTTGCCCACCCGGTTTGTCACCGGTTTCGTTTTCGCCCGCAGCGGTCGAGAAAATGGACGCACGCAAAACGCCGGTACAAAGTTGGTACCTGGACGTGTCGATGCTAAGGAACTATTACACCGGCGGCGGAGCGTCGTCGGGGGCTCGTGCATACCACCACACCGCGCCGATCAACATGATTTACGCGTTGCGTGAAGCGTTGATGATCGTGCTGGAAGAAGGCGTCGATCAACGCGTCGCCCGTCATCACGCTGTCCATTTGGAATTGCGATCGGGTTTGGAAGCGATGGGGCTGAAGTACATTCCCGATTGCTCGTTGGCGACGCTGAATTGTGTCGCGACGCCCCAAGGGGTTGACGAAGCAGCAGTACGGCAGCGTCTGCTGACCGAGTACGATATCGAGATCGGTGGCGGCTTGGGTGTGTTCGCTGGGAAAGCTTGGCGGATTGGATTGATGGGATTCGGTGCGACCAAACGCAACGTGCAAACGTTGCTGGCCGCATTGAAGGATTGTTTGGAGACGACGTGA
- a CDS encoding L-lactate permease, with product MSRSGATQPGQSGKLRLTTVPLVQLGRVVMSDALPSLFSLLPIIVVGVFLVGLRWSAARAMPMAYVTSVAVAYFYWRVDAAQIAAATVNGLVITSTLLFIIFGAILLLNTMRQSGGLAVIRSGFTNISCDRRVQVILIAWLFGSFIEGSAGFGTPAAVCVPLLVGLGFPPKAAVVSGMMIQCTPVSFGAVGTPILVGVAKGLDGSPGVAEFASGRGLANWAELLPIIGWKVALLHAIIGTLIPLILVSMMTGLFGKGRSYREGLQLWKFAIFAGLSMTIPYALIAYLLGPEFPSLIGALVGLAIVVPAARRGFLIPDGPAWDFAESSTWDASFHGTTEMTLSDPPAGLSLVKAWAPYWVIAALLVMSRLPALGIGAWTKSFGIPGDPTVLANLFGSNVSVAPVQPLYLPGTVFLIACLFAAILHRMTVPAMKVAVQDSAKMILLASAALVFTVPMVQVFIHSSGGAAGLSSMPDELAAGVAAFSGSAWPLFASLIGGLGAFVAGSNTISNMMFSGFQFSVAEKIGADPTWIVALQAVGGAAGNVICVHNVVAACAVVGLVGREGEVIRATARVFVYYIAGAALLGWLVVGVG from the coding sequence ATGTCGAGGTCAGGTGCCACCCAACCTGGTCAATCCGGAAAGCTTAGACTGACGACGGTTCCCTTGGTCCAGTTGGGGCGAGTCGTTATGTCGGATGCGTTGCCATCACTATTTTCTTTGTTGCCGATCATCGTCGTCGGTGTATTCCTGGTCGGGTTGCGCTGGTCGGCTGCGCGTGCGATGCCGATGGCCTACGTTACCTCGGTCGCGGTGGCCTATTTCTATTGGCGGGTGGATGCGGCTCAGATTGCGGCTGCGACCGTGAACGGTTTGGTGATCACATCGACGCTGCTGTTCATCATCTTCGGTGCCATCTTGTTGTTGAACACGATGCGGCAAAGCGGCGGGTTGGCTGTGATCCGCAGCGGCTTCACCAACATCAGTTGTGATCGCCGCGTGCAAGTGATTTTGATCGCTTGGTTGTTCGGGTCGTTCATCGAAGGTTCGGCAGGCTTTGGAACGCCGGCGGCCGTCTGCGTCCCGTTGTTGGTGGGGTTGGGGTTTCCGCCCAAAGCCGCCGTGGTCTCGGGCATGATGATCCAGTGCACGCCGGTGTCGTTCGGTGCGGTCGGGACGCCGATTTTGGTCGGCGTCGCAAAGGGACTCGATGGCAGCCCAGGTGTGGCGGAATTTGCCAGCGGGCGGGGGCTGGCCAATTGGGCCGAACTGCTGCCGATCATCGGTTGGAAAGTCGCTCTGCTGCACGCGATCATCGGTACCCTGATCCCGTTGATTTTGGTCAGCATGATGACCGGTTTGTTTGGCAAGGGGCGAAGCTATCGCGAGGGGCTGCAGCTATGGAAGTTTGCCATCTTTGCTGGCCTTTCGATGACCATCCCGTACGCCTTGATCGCATACTTGTTGGGCCCCGAATTCCCGTCATTGATCGGTGCATTGGTGGGGCTGGCCATCGTGGTCCCGGCGGCACGGCGCGGTTTTCTGATCCCGGACGGTCCAGCTTGGGATTTCGCGGAATCGTCCACGTGGGACGCTTCGTTCCATGGGACCACGGAAATGACGTTGTCCGACCCGCCGGCCGGATTGTCGCTGGTCAAAGCTTGGGCACCGTATTGGGTGATCGCCGCCCTGTTGGTGATGTCGCGGTTGCCCGCGCTGGGCATCGGGGCGTGGACAAAGTCGTTCGGCATTCCGGGGGATCCCACGGTGTTGGCAAACCTGTTCGGCAGCAATGTCAGTGTTGCTCCGGTGCAACCGTTGTACTTGCCCGGTACCGTGTTTTTGATCGCTTGTCTGTTTGCCGCCATCTTGCATCGCATGACAGTGCCAGCGATGAAGGTTGCGGTGCAAGATTCTGCAAAGATGATTTTGCTGGCTTCGGCAGCGCTTGTGTTCACGGTGCCGATGGTGCAAGTGTTCATCCATTCCAGCGGGGGCGCGGCGGGGCTTTCGTCGATGCCGGATGAACTGGCTGCGGGGGTTGCAGCGTTCAGCGGATCGGCATGGCCATTGTTTGCATCATTGATCGGCGGACTAGGAGCCTTCGTTGCCGGCAGCAACACGATTTCGAACATGATGTTCAGTGGATTTCAATTTTCGGTTGCAGAAAAAATCGGTGCCGATCCAACCTGGATTGTCGCACTGCAAGCGGTCGGCGGAGCCGCAGGGAACGTGATTTGTGTTCATAATGTTGTGGCGGCTTGCGCGGTCGTCGGTTTGGTCGGACGCGAAGGTGAAGTGATCCGTGCCACGGCCAGGGTGTTCGTGTATTACATTGCAGGGGCTGCCTTATTGGGGTGGCTCGTGGTCGGTGTTGGCTAG
- a CDS encoding 2-hydroxyacid dehydrogenase, protein MSSRPKIFLTRQLPSESMQLLKSQSELTYNHDDRYLSKEEIIAEIQGVDGLLCLLTDTIDDDVLGANPDLKVVANFAVGFNNIDVAAATARGIPVTNTPGVLTDTTADMAWALLLAAGRRVVEGDRFVRSRQWQGWGPLQFLGGDVTGSTLGLIGFGRIAQAVARRARGFDMKILYWNRTRLSADEESKLGVQYASMDDVLAKSDFVSVHVALNDQTRHLIGPRELSLMKSTASIINTARGPIIDEAAMVDALKNGSIASAGLDVYENEPQLEPELYDLANVVIAPHLGSATIGTRTKMGNMAAENCLAACRGQVPPNLVNPESLD, encoded by the coding sequence ATGTCGAGTCGGCCAAAGATCTTTTTGACGCGTCAGCTTCCATCGGAGTCGATGCAGCTGTTAAAGTCGCAGTCCGAACTGACCTACAACCACGATGATCGCTACCTCAGCAAGGAAGAGATCATCGCCGAGATCCAAGGGGTGGATGGTCTGCTGTGTCTGTTGACGGACACGATCGATGATGATGTTTTGGGGGCCAACCCGGATCTGAAAGTGGTCGCCAACTTCGCCGTCGGTTTCAACAACATCGACGTTGCCGCCGCCACTGCTCGCGGCATTCCCGTCACCAACACGCCTGGCGTGTTGACGGACACCACCGCGGACATGGCTTGGGCGCTGCTGCTTGCCGCCGGCCGACGCGTGGTCGAAGGCGACCGGTTCGTGCGGTCGCGCCAATGGCAGGGTTGGGGCCCGCTGCAGTTTCTAGGCGGCGATGTCACCGGTTCGACACTGGGGTTGATCGGGTTCGGCCGAATCGCACAGGCGGTGGCCCGTCGGGCACGCGGATTCGACATGAAGATTCTGTATTGGAATCGAACCCGGTTGTCGGCCGACGAAGAATCCAAGTTGGGCGTTCAGTACGCATCGATGGATGACGTGTTGGCGAAGTCGGATTTTGTCTCGGTTCACGTCGCGCTCAATGACCAGACCCGTCATCTGATCGGGCCGCGTGAATTGTCGCTGATGAAGTCGACGGCATCGATCATCAACACGGCACGTGGACCGATCATCGACGAGGCCGCGATGGTCGACGCGTTGAAGAATGGTTCGATCGCATCGGCTGGTCTGGACGTTTACGAGAACGAACCGCAGCTAGAGCCCGAATTGTACGATCTGGCCAATGTGGTGATCGCGCCACACCTGGGCAGCGCGACGATCGGTACGCGGACCAAGATGGGCAACATGGCCGCCGAAAATTGTCTGGCGGCATGTCGAGGTCAGGTGCCACCCAACCTGGTCAATCCGGAAAGCTTAGACTGA